Part of the Methanobacterium paludis genome is shown below.
TGGGTGCTTTAATAATTAAAGGAAATCCCGTAGAAACCCAAACCAAAAACTCAAGTGGAACTAATTTAATACTTAAACAGGCCCCAGCAATATTAGTACCCGTAGTTGTGGGATTACCTGGCCAAATAATAGAATCTCTAAAACTTTCAAATCATAAATCTTCTCTATTACTTCTAAACTTTATGCCAGGAACCTTCAATTATAACGTGACAAATAACGGAACGGTTTCAGAAAATGCAACAGCCACAACACAGATAAACGGCTGGTTCAGCAAACATCAAGTAAATAGTTCCGGAACGGTGTATCCTGGAGACAATTACTATTTTAAAAATACATGGACACCGGATATCTATGACCTTGGAATGTACACAGCCGAAACCAACATAACCTACGGTAAATACGGTACAACCAAAACCATAGTTCAAAAGGATAATGTCTTTGTCATACCGGTATGGCTAATTATACTAATCATACTGGCTTTAACAGTATGGATTATCAGGAAAAAAGAGATAAAATCTCCAATAGTAATTAAAAGAAGAGATGATTAATATAGCCATCCTCATATTTTTTTTAGTTCCCTCTGGAAATCTTTGATTGACTTTTCTTTTTCTTAGTTTTTATTTTTTTAACTTCAACGTACGGATCTCATTAATCTTTACAAATTTACATCTAGATTAATTACTTCACTTGTTGAAAAAACTAATTTACAGTTAGAGTTGCGTAGTTTGTAGTTAAATGCCCTCAAATCAGGTTACATTTACATAACACCATATAATATGTGGAAGGGCTAGATGTTATTTTTTAGAATTTTCCAGCTGAAAAAATGGATGTAACATAAATAGGAAGTTAATATGGATGAGAATATTTCCATCTACATAAATTTCCATCTACATAAATAAGAAGGGTATTATAATAAACAAGAATGTATTGGATAATCCGTGGGATAGTGTAACTCCAAATAAGCTTCTTGTTTTTTGAAAGGAGTATCCATAAAACATTGCCACTCCAAATACGAAGAAAAGGTCGGGAATTGAGTTCCATCCTATGTGCATGCTTGTGAATATTAAAGCAGTATATAAAAGCCCGAAAAGTTTTCCAAAAACATTTTCTGCATTTTTCTGGATGATACCTCTGAACAGGAGTTCCTCTGCAAATCCTGTGGCTACTAAAAGTATGATCCCTGCAAAAAGAGCAGTTTCAAGGTTCAGTACAGATATAAGGGGTTTTGGTTTTAGTATCATATACTCGATGGCCCCTAGGAAAACTCCGCTTGATGCTATCATAAGTTGAACTGGTATTTTACCAAGCACCAGACCAACATCTGCCCTTCCAAGTCCTTGGGCTTTTATTATGATATAAGATGCTGCAAAGAGGGGTATGGATATTATAGGATACCAGTAAAGCGTTGGTATCTGCATCATAGGTATTGAAAGCCCAATTATTCGTATCATTGGCAGAACCATCATGGACCTCAGGAGATTTGCAAAATTGGAGGATGATTCAAGTGAAGACTGTATAAGGAGCGCAAACAGGATGCAGGTATGTAGTATAAGACCCAGCTCAACACCG
Proteins encoded:
- a CDS encoding tetratricopeptide repeat protein; this translates as MDQQEAIKSLEKGSQFYEDGNIEGSLSYYKTALKIFKKTKAVEKEADTLLQMGDLYIDIKDYDNAKKHYEMSLKCYNKVKDHIGAGYALTGIGMINEKRGEYEQARSYYRKSIKKFKKTKDHSREAIVAALIANTYEAQEAWEDAITGYRKSSNISNKFGNKEKEDRYNKKLSTIPKKRKEHGPLKSKILTVLAYLAALIVAEVTTTYYGVELGLILHTCILFALLIQSSLESSSNFANLLRSMMVLPMIRIIGLSIPMMQIPTLYWYPIISIPLFAASYIIIKAQGLGRADVGLVLGKIPVQLMIASSGVFLGAIEYMILKPKPLISVLNLETALFAGIILLVATGFAEELLFRGIIQKNAENVFGKLFGLLYTALIFTSMHIGWNSIPDLFFVFGVAMFYGYSFQKTRSLFGVTLSHGLSNTFLFIIIPFLFM